The following coding sequences lie in one Leptospira saintgironsiae genomic window:
- the folD gene encoding bifunctional methylenetetrahydrofolate dehydrogenase/methenyltetrahydrofolate cyclohydrolase FolD, translating into MTAILLDGKKLSQKIKDSIAEEIKTLTASGKKPPKLATILVGSDPASATYVNMKVKSCHAVGMISEKIELPETTSTQELLAVIDKLNADPDTHGILLQHPTPPQIDERAAFDRIDLKKDVDGVTTLSFGKLSMGVETYLPCTPYGMVLLLKEYGIDPAGKRAVVVGRSPILGKPMAMLLTEMNATVTLCHSRTQNLPEIVAQADIVVGAVGKPEFIKADWIKPGAVLLDAGYNAGNVGDIEISKAWEKSSHYTPVPGGVGPMTISVLLLQTLYSAKDHFTPPLK; encoded by the coding sequence ATGACTGCGATTTTACTGGATGGCAAAAAACTTTCCCAAAAGATAAAAGATTCTATTGCCGAAGAGATCAAAACCCTCACGGCTTCCGGAAAAAAGCCCCCGAAACTCGCAACAATCCTGGTCGGTAGCGATCCTGCTTCTGCCACTTACGTAAATATGAAAGTCAAGTCCTGCCACGCGGTGGGAATGATCTCCGAAAAAATAGAACTTCCTGAAACGACATCGACCCAGGAATTACTCGCGGTCATTGATAAATTGAACGCGGATCCGGACACCCACGGAATTCTTTTACAACATCCTACTCCTCCCCAGATAGACGAAAGAGCAGCATTCGATCGGATCGATTTGAAGAAGGATGTGGACGGAGTTACTACATTATCCTTCGGGAAATTGTCCATGGGAGTGGAAACCTATCTTCCTTGTACTCCGTATGGTATGGTTCTTCTTCTAAAAGAATACGGGATTGATCCTGCGGGAAAAAGAGCCGTGGTTGTAGGACGTTCTCCTATTTTGGGAAAACCTATGGCGATGCTTCTTACAGAAATGAACGCAACTGTTACCCTCTGTCATTCCAGAACCCAAAACCTACCTGAAATCGTGGCCCAGGCTGATATAGTTGTGGGTGCTGTGGGAAAACCTGAATTTATCAAAGCGGATTGGATCAAACCGGGAGCAGTATTATTGGATGCCGGTTATAACGCAGGAAACGTAGGAGATATCGAAATTTCCAAGGCCTGGGAAAAATCCTCTCATTATACTCCTGTTCCAGGAGGTGTAGGGCCTATGACAATTTCTGTCCTTCTCCTGCAGACATTGTATTCTGCAAAAGATCACTTTACACCCCCGTTGAAATGA
- the asnS gene encoding asparagine--tRNA ligase, which produces MSEVSTIDLYRLPEHVNQTVRIQGWVHGLRGSNARQFLSLRNSGKILQVLAEKEILGEDLFSEIKHLKQETSVEVIGKLVENEKSPIGFELVLSSFKKVGESDNYPITPKEHGIDFLLSQRHLWLRSSKQLAIIKVRSELSYQIRKYFHNNQFTLIDTPILTGSIGESAGTLFSTEYFDLGNAYLAQTGQLYLETAIFAHNKVYCYGPTFRAEKSKTRRHLTEFWMVEAETAFLTHAENLKLQENFVKTVIKETVAACEPELKVLERDTSTLLDYISKPFALIDYKEALEYLQSQGEDITWGDDINSEREQMLCQKFGGPVFIQKYPREAKAFYMKVNPEDPRTVLNADLIAPDGVGEIIGGSEREESYETITKRLEEENLPVESYEWYLELRKYGSVPHSGFGLGTERLIAWICGLQHVRECIPYPRMMERLYP; this is translated from the coding sequence ATGTCCGAAGTTTCTACTATTGACCTATATCGTTTGCCGGAACATGTAAACCAAACTGTACGTATCCAAGGTTGGGTTCATGGTTTGAGAGGATCTAACGCCAGACAATTTTTAAGTCTGAGAAATTCCGGAAAAATCTTACAAGTACTCGCTGAAAAAGAAATTTTGGGAGAAGACCTGTTTTCAGAGATCAAACATCTAAAACAGGAAACTTCAGTCGAGGTAATCGGTAAATTAGTGGAGAATGAAAAGTCTCCCATAGGATTTGAATTGGTTCTTTCTTCTTTCAAGAAGGTAGGAGAATCAGATAATTATCCGATCACTCCCAAAGAACATGGAATAGACTTTTTACTTTCTCAAAGACATCTTTGGTTACGTTCCAGTAAGCAGTTAGCAATCATAAAAGTAAGAAGTGAACTTTCTTATCAGATCCGAAAATATTTCCATAATAACCAATTTACATTAATAGATACTCCTATCTTAACAGGTTCCATTGGAGAATCTGCAGGAACATTATTTTCTACAGAATATTTTGATCTTGGAAATGCATATCTTGCCCAGACTGGACAATTATATTTAGAAACTGCTATATTTGCTCATAATAAAGTATATTGTTACGGTCCAACATTTAGGGCGGAGAAGAGTAAAACCAGAAGGCATTTAACAGAATTCTGGATGGTAGAAGCAGAAACCGCATTTTTAACACATGCAGAAAACCTAAAATTGCAGGAAAATTTTGTAAAAACAGTCATCAAAGAAACTGTGGCTGCCTGCGAGCCAGAACTGAAAGTTTTGGAAAGAGATACTTCTACTTTGCTGGATTATATCTCTAAACCATTCGCTCTTATCGATTATAAAGAAGCTTTAGAATACCTACAATCCCAAGGAGAAGATATAACCTGGGGAGATGATATCAATTCGGAAAGAGAACAGATGCTTTGCCAAAAATTTGGAGGTCCTGTTTTTATCCAAAAATATCCAAGAGAAGCAAAAGCATTCTATATGAAGGTCAACCCAGAGGATCCAAGAACAGTGCTTAACGCGGACTTGATCGCTCCAGATGGAGTGGGGGAGATCATTGGCGGTTCCGAAAGGGAAGAAAGTTACGAAACTATCACTAAAAGGCTAGAAGAAGAAAATCTACCTGTTGAATCTTATGAATGGTACTTGGAGCTCAGAAAATATGGCTCTGTTCCACATTCGGGTTTTGGTCTTGGGACAGAAAGGCTAATTGCCTGGATCTGCGGACTACAACATGTTCGGGAATGTATCCCTTACCCCCGGATGATGGAAAGGCTATATCCTTAA